In a single window of the Nilaparvata lugens isolate BPH chromosome 1, ASM1435652v1, whole genome shotgun sequence genome:
- the LOC111058333 gene encoding uncharacterized protein LOC111058333, whose translation MYMDDIKLYAGTENQLKEMLGLVRTFSADICMAFGLEKCKTLSVVRGQVVAQMVDEDLESAFAAMGPSDVYKYLGFCQARQIDQKNVKRKMKDTYLTRLRRLLKTQLNGNNMFKAINTYAIPVLTYSFGVVCWTATDLEDLMRSTRVLLTKFRAHHPKACMERLILPRKKGGRGLIDIKWACERQIGSMKTYFMEKEGGLYAVVRKADKGYTPLNLSELPTADFKTNRQHESEILEQWKSKQLHGRHAFALSQPGVDEEASNAWLWHRDLFIETEGFLVAIQDQVIATKNYQRHIMKLPINDDSCRRCGLASETIQHIMSACQSLAATDYLKRHNAVAGILHQDLALKYQIINKKLPYYLYKPSPVLENETHKLYWDRSVLTDRTVAHNRPDIILMDKVAKETTLIDVGIPCCHNLDQYYNEKVSKYLPLVAEIKDVWMQEKVTIVPVIISTVGVVTRKVSANLCQMGISKSAKYAMEKAVVLSTASIVCPTSDWWVMVGSKEPRSEEQHSNCHQTERYSRSKFATTVPAFPSQTPLAGKPGHLYELAGRQTPHRAPHSHARPRPSS comes from the exons ATGTATATGGATGATATCAAGCTCTATGCAGGTACTGAAAATCAACTGAAGGAAATGCTGGGTCTGGTTAGAACCTTTTCTGCTGATATCTGCATGGCATTTGGTCTGGAGAAGTGTAAGACACTCAGTGTTGTGAGAGGTCAAGTCGTGGCACAAATGGTTGATGAGGACCTGGAGAGTGCTTTTGCAGCGATGGGGCCAAGTGATGTCTACAAGTACTTGGGCTTTTGCCAGGCTAGACAAATAGACCAGAAGAATGTCAAGCGGAAAATGAAAGATACATACCTGACCAGACTGAGGAGACTTTTGAAGACTCAGCTAAATGGCAATAATATGTTCAAGGCCATCAACACTTATGCAATACCTGTGCTGACTTACTCATTCGGTGTTGTTTGTTGGACTGCAACTGATTTGGAAGATCTTATGAGATCAACAAGAGTGCTCCTCACTAAGTTCAGAGCTCATCACCCCAAGGCCTGTATGGAGAGGCTCATATTGCCAAGAAAGAAAGGCGGGCGCGGGCTCATTGATATAAAATGGGCTTGTGAGAGACAAATCGGAAGCATGAAGACATACTTCATGGAGAAGGAGGGTGGCTTGTATGCAGTGGTGAGAAAAGCTGATAAAGGGTACACTCCACTTAATCTTTCTGAGCTGCCTACTGCGGACTTTAAAACCAACAGACAGCATGAGAGTGAGATCCTGGAGCAATGGAAGTCGAAGCAGCTTCATGGAAGACATGCATTTGCCTTATCTCAGCCTGGAGTTGATGAGGAGGCTTCCAATGCATGGCTTTGGCACAGGGACCTGTTTATTGAAACGGAAGGATTCTTGGTGGCAATACAGGATCAAGTAATCGcaacaaaaaattatcaaaggCATATAATGAAGCTGCCTATAAATGATGATTCATGCAGACGTTGTGGCTTGGCATCTGAGACTATTCAGCACATCATGTCTGCATGTCAATCACTGGCAGCTACTGACTATTTAAAGCGCCACAATGCAGTAGCTGGGATCTTGCATCAGGACCTTGCTCTGAAGTACCAAATCATCAATAAGAAGCTGCCCTACTACTTGTACAAGCCATCCCCAGTCTTGGAGAATGAGACACATAAGTTATATTGGGATCGGTCGGTGCTGACAGACAGAACAGTTGCTCATAATAGGCCAGATATCATCCTCATGGATAAGGTAGCCAAGGAAACAACACTAATAGATGTTGGCATACCATGCTGCCACAACTTGGAccagtattataatgaaaaggtcTCCAAGTACCTTCCCTTGGTTGCTGAGATCAAGGATGTCTGGATGCAAGAAAAGGTCACAATTGTTCCTGTCATTATCTCCACGGTTGGAGTTGTAACTAGAAAAGTGTCAGCAAATCTTTGTCAGATGGGAATATCGAAAAGTGCAAAATATGCCATGGAAAAAGCAGTTGTTCTCAGCACAGCATCCATT GTTTGTCCAACCAGTGATTGGTGGGTGATGGTGGGCTCCAAAGAGCCGCGTAGTGAGGAACAACATTCGAATTGTCATCAAACGGAACGGTATAGTCGGAGCAAATTTGCAACAACTGTTCCAGCTTTCCCGAGTCAAACGCCGTTGGCAGGCAAGCCCGGTCATCTGTATGAGCTGGCCGGACGACAAACACCGCACCGAGCTCCACACTCGCATGCACGCCCACGGCCCAGCAGCTGA